TTCATCGAACTTCGCAGATTTGAGATCTTTGACGAGTTTTGTCGCCTCCTCGACCGAGTAGGTTTTGTTGGTATCGATTTTTTCGAGCAGTTTCTGGACTCGTTTGGAAAGTTTCTTGGACATTATCTATTCTCCGCAAATGTATTTTTTGCTACCGCATCTTTTCGATCTGGCGGTGAAGATCGTTTAGTCGACAACCTCGACACCCATGCTTCGGCAGCTTCCTTCGATAATCTTGGCGGCCGCTTCCTCATCGTGAGCGTTCAGGTCATCCATTTTCGTTTTAACGATGTTCATGATCTGTTCGCGAGTGATTTTTCCGACTTTGTTCTTCAGCGGATTGTCACTGCCCTTCTGCAGACCGATCTCTTTTTTGATCAGGTCGGTGACCGGAGGCTTCTTCGTCACGAAAGTGAAACTTCTGTCGGAATAGACGGTGATGACGACGGGGATGTTGTATCCCATCATATCTTTCGTCTTTTCGTTGAACGCTTTGCAGAACTCCATGATGTTCACACCGCGTTGTCCCAGTGCGGGTCCTACCGGAGGAGACGGGTTCGCCTTCCCGGCAGGAATCTGCAACTTGAATTCATCAACAACTTTTTTTGCCATTGCGTATCCCTTCTATATGAGTTTGATATTCAGATGATTTTTTCGACCTGCGAGTAGAGGATCTCTACCGGCGTGCTACGTCCGAAGATCGAGACGTTGAGCTTCAGCTTACCGTGTTCAAGATCGTACTCCTCCACCATTCCGGTGAAGTTGGCGAAAGGACCCTCGATGATCCGGACCATTTCGCCCGGCTCGAAAGAGATTTTCGGTTTCGGAGCCGCTCTGTTTTGAATTTTGTCCAGAATGTTTTTGACATCTTTCTCGCTCAGGGGCGTCGGTTTTTTCGACTCACCGATAAAGCGAGAAACACGCGGCAGCGACTGGATCTTGTGCCACAAGTCGGTGTCAAGATCCATTTTCGCGAAAACGTATCCCGGATAGAGCGACCGTTCGGTGATCTTCTTTTTTCCGTTTTTGACTTCGATCACATCCTCTGTCGGAACGACGATCTCTTCGATCTTGTCCTCGATGCCCAATTGCTTGGCCATCGTTTCGATAGCGTTTTTCACGCTTCTTTCGCTTCCCGCATAGGTCTGTATTGCGTACCATTTTGCTGCCATCGTGTCTCCTTAGATCAACGCAGAGAGAGATGCAGACATGATCAGATCGATCAGCGCCAGGAAAAGCGATACGACTGTCACGACGACGAAGACGGCGAAAAATGCCTGTCGAACCTGCATTTTGGTTGGAAAAATGACTTTGGATAGTTCTATTTTTGCATGGTTGACATAGTTTATCAATTTTTCCATGATTTCATTTCCTTAACGTGGCAGGGCAGGAGGGACTCGAACCCACAACCTACGGTTTTGGAGACCGTTGCTCTACCATTGGAGCTACTGCCCTAGAACAAAGCGAAACCCGCTCGGGGTTTAGCTTTTGAGTTTGACTTCTTTATGAAGTGTGTGTTTGTTGCAGCGCGGACAATATTTCTTTGTCTCGAACTTTTCCGTATGGGTCTTCGAGTTCTTCGTGGTCGTGTAGTTGATTTCACCACACTCGCTGCATTTGAGTCCTATATTGATTCTCATTGATTTTATCCTTCGGGTTGAGGGCACCCTTTCCGGGATGCCCCCATGGGTTCATTATGCGAGGATCTTGGAAACAACACCTGCACCGACAGTACGTCCACCTTCGCGGATCGCGAAGCGTGTACCTTCTTCGAGTGCGATCGGAGCGATAAGCTCAGCAGTGATCTTGACGTTGTCGCCAGGCATAACCATTTCCGTTCCCTCAGGCAGGGTGATGGCACCGGTTACGTCCGTTGTACGTACGTAGAACTGCGGGCGGTATCCGTTGAAGAACGGAGTGTGGCGTCCGCCTTCCTCTTTTGTAAGAACATAGATTTCCGCTTCGAATTTCGTATGCGGAGTGATGGAACCGGGCTTACAGAGAACCATACCGCGCTCGACTTCCTCTTTTTTCGTACCGCGAAGAAGAACACCGCAGTTGTCGCCGGCTTCACCGCAATCCATCTCTTTGCGGAACATTTCGACGCCGGTGACAGTTGTTTTCTGCGTATCGCGGATACCGACGATTTCGATCTCGTCGCCGACACAGACTTTGCCGCGCTCGATACGTCCGGTAACGACGGTACCGCGTCCGGAGATGGAGAATACGTCTTCGATCGGCATCAGGAAATCTTTGTCTGTTTCACGCTCAGGAGTCGGAATGTACTCATCGATCGCGTCCATCAGCTCAAGAATTTTTTGGCTCCATTCGCCGAGTTGGCCGCTTTTTGCCTCTTCGAGCGCTTTGAGAGCGGAACCGATAATGACCGGAGTGTCGTCACCCGGGAAATCGTACTCGTTAAGAAGTTCGCGAACTTCCATTTCAACAAGCTCAAGAAGCTCTTCATCGTCAACCATATCCGCTTTGTTCAGGAATACAACGATGTACGGAACGCCAACCTGTCGGGCAAGAAGGATGTGCTCGCGAGTCTGGGGCATCGGACCGTCCGCCGCAGAAACAACGAGGATCGCACCGTCCATCTGAGCGGCACCTGTAATCATGTTCTTGACGTAGTCGGCGTGACCCGGGCAGTCGACGTGCGCGTAGTGGCGCTTGTCGGTTTCGTACTCGACGTGGGATGTCGCGATGGTGATACCGCGCTCACGCTCTTCCGGCGCGTTGTCGATCTGATCGTAATCCATCAGTTCCGCTTCACCTTTTGTCGCGAGAACCGCAGTGATCGCTGCAGTGAGTGTAGTTTTGCCATGGTCGACGTGACCGATGGTACCGATGTTGACGTGCGGCTTGGTTCGTTCGAATTTTTCCTTAGCCATATGTTCCTCCATAAAGAATTTAAAATAGGGTACCTCTGCAAATTGGCCGACAAAGTCAATTTACAGAGGCACCCTGCCAAATGTGCGCCGTATTATACCAAAAAAACTGTCAATATGTGCTTGCACGCTCCAGCACTTTTCTTCAGGCCCGATTTCATCGGTATTAAGAAAGCGTGGAGCCCAGAAGCGGGATTGAACCGCCGACCTCTTCCTTACCAAGGAAGTGCTCTGCCACTGAGCTATCTGGGCATTTTGTACCAGGAGTTGAAGTCTACGGGGTCCGTGGTTTTCTTTTTCGCGAATTTGTCGAAAAAGTCAAATGGACCACTCTTCGATTGCAAGAATCAAAAAAATTCAGCTCCCAGAATCATGGAGCGGGAAACGGGACTCGAACCCGCGACCCTCAGCTTGGAAGGCTGATGCTCTAGCCAACTGAGCTACTCCCGCGCATTGAAAGACAAAGCCGTGGTGGTGGGAGGAGGATTCGAACCTCCGAAGGCGAAAGCCAGCAGATTTACAGTCTGCCCTCGTTGGCCACTTGAGTATCCCACCAGCTGTCTTTTCTGGTACAAACACTGACAATAAAAAGAATGGAGCCGGTGATGGGACTCGAACCCGCGACCTGCTGATTACAAATCAGCTGCTCTAGCCAACTGAGCTACACCGGCATGTAAAAATGGAGTGCAATTGTAATATCTTTTCTATCGCTTGTCAAGAGTTTTTTGAATTTTCTTCAAAAATCGTCGTCGCGGGATCGGTGGCGCTCTTTGCGGCTGTAGCTCTTTTTCCGCTTCGATTTGCGGATCTGATTGGCTTCGTGCAGCAGCAAAGCGCGTATCTCGTCACTCTCGCTCCCGCTCTCGCACAGCCGGTTGGTCTTTTCGATGAATTGCTCCAGCTTCTCGAAATAGTCGTTGTAGAGGGGAACTTTCTGAACGTGCGAGAGTTTTTCGTTCGCACTCTTGACGAAAGCGTCGAACTCGTCGGTTTTGAAAGTCTCCTTCTGCACGAAGTTGACGATGCGGTTGAGATAGCGCTCGAGTTCGCGCTTGTAACGGGTCAGAAGATACTTCTCCCTGCGCTTCTCTTCCAAGGCCGCTACCTGCTTCTGCGTTGGGATGGATGGACATGCTTCACGACGGCGATCTCCTCGGCGTGCCACAGCTTTTTGACGATGGCGTCCGAGGCTTTGGCGTACCCTTCCTTCCGTGCCACATCCATCCACGGTCTCTGGCCGAAAGCCTCGAGAATCTCTTCTGCACTCTTGCTTGGGTCCAGGTCTGCATCAAGGCCGCTCTCCCGTTTTGCCAGGAAAAAGAGCTCGATGAAACTCTCCTCGAAACGGTTGAGAACGTTGATTGTAAACGCTTCGAAATCCTCCAGGCCGCTCTTGGCGTACTCCTCGACGAGCAGCGAAACCATCCGGTTCATTTCGTCCACCGGAATCGTGCGGAAAACCACTTCGGCGGTACGCTTTCCGCCGGTATATTCGCACCCCAGAAAGATACGGGCCGATTTGTCGTTTCTGCCGAATTTGCTGTTGCGCAATCCCACGATGCCGATATCGGCGTGCTTGTGGCGCCCGCACCCTTTCATGCACCCCGAAAAACCAACTTTGATGTCATGCGCCATCAGTTGCTCCACCGGAAGGTAGTGGGCCTCCTCCTTGATGCTCCAGTAGGAGAAGGGGCAGTATTCGCTGCCGGCGCAGGCGACGACGGTGGGGGAGGTGTCGCGCTGCGGAAAAGGGGCCGCAGGCTCTTTGATGCCCAGAATATAGAGCTGCTGGTCGATGCCGATGCGCAGCTCCGCGCCCTCTTTTTGAACGAAATCGGCAATCCGCACGATTTCGTCCGATTGGATGAGGCCGTAATCGGTATGGTAGCGGTATCCCCAGCTGCCGTCTGCCAGCTCTTCCCAGTCACCGAAATGGCGCTTTTTCAGCAGGGATTCGCCGGCGCTTCGCCACGGCTTTTGGTAAAACTCCGCGATAAAAGCCTTCACCTGTTCCATCCCGTAGTGTTCTATCATATGGAAAAGGCGGCTCTTCATCCGTTTCTCCCGCAGGCCGTAACGGTTGAAGGCGGCGATGACCGCCATGGCGAAATCGACGACCTCCTCTTTGCCCACGAAGATGTCGGCGCTTTTGGAGATTTCGGTGTTCTTGCCTCCCATATAGACGTTGAACCCCTTTTCTGTCTCCTTCCGGGCCAGGCCGAAAAAGAGGTCGTTGGAAAAGAGCGGCCAGCTGTTTTCGCGCATGCCTGTCATCCCGATGGAGATACGCCGCGGCAGCATTCCGACAAGATCGGGGTGTTTCAGAAAACGCTTGTGAAGTTCGTCGATGAAGGGGAAAGCTTCGATCTCGCAGCTTTTGCCCCGCCCGTCGAAAGGGTCGGTCACCACATTGCGGACATTGTCTCCGAATGTCTGCCAGGTACTGAGCCCCTCCATGGCGTTGACCTCTTTAAACACCTCCAGGACGTTGTGCGATTCCAGCCCGTGCAGCTGCATCCCCGATCGTGCCGTCAGGATCAGAGCGAGGTCCTCGTTTTCGACGATCTCGGCGATGCGCCTAAAATGCTCAGCCCGGATGCGTCCGCCGGGCACACGCACCCGCAGCATGAAGGTCTCCTCTTCGATTTCGGAGTTGAAGATACCGTAATCCTGCAGGTAGATACGGTCGCCTACGCCCAGGTTGTCGAAATCGAGTTCGTCGATCTGGGCGAAAAAGTCATAGGGGCGGATGGCGGCCTTGTACTTTTCGTACCGCTTTTCCACCAGATGTTCGGGGGCAAGATACATACGCAATCCTAAAAACGGGAAAATTCGAGTGCTCTATCGAGGGATGCTTCGTCAACCCCCAGGCGTTGATAAACCGCATCCTTCGCGAAACGAAAATCCACCCCCCTGCTGGGCAATGAATCTTCTTGACTCGCAACTCCCTTTGATGTCCTGTTTCTTAAAGTATGCCAGAATTTCAATCTCTCCGCTGCGCAGACGCTTCTTGGGCTCTTTCGCAACGGGGCAGATGCGTGGAAATGGCGACCCGGCATAGACTTTTACTCCATGCCGAACAACTCGACGGGGACCGCTCTTTTTTCAGCGTATCGCACTCCACAAACATCTTTCTGGTCGCCTTCGTCGCAGAAATTATAACACACCCAATTTACGGCAAAAACGCCGACGGATCGACATAGACTCCATCGATCAACACCCCGAAATGAAGATGTGGTCCGGTGGCCCTGCCGGTACGGCCCACATAGCCGACCACCTCCCCTTTTTGTACCTTCTCTCCCGGTTTGACAACTATGCGTTTCAGGTGAGCATAAAGTGTCATCAGTCCCTGGCCGTGCTCAATGAAAAGCAGATTGCCGCTGAAGAAAAAATCGCCCGCATCGACTACCACACCTTCCTCGGAAGCGCGCACCGGCGCCCCTTCGGGAGCGGCAATATCAAGCCCCCGATGGGGGGCGCGGGGCTGGCCGTTAAAGAAGCGGCGCAGCCCGAAGGGACTGCTGATCTTTCCTTTCGCCGGCCAGAGGAAATCGACTTTTGGCGGCCTTTCGCTCCGAAAGGTTTTGTCCCTGCGCTTCCGGATGGCCTCTCTTTCGATCCGTCGCATATCCCGAAACTCCGGATTGACCTTGCGCCGCTCTCTTAGCACCAGATGCTGTTCGGCATAATCCTTCCGTGCGATCTCCACCGGCAGATCGACTGGTTTCGCCCTCTCCCTTTTCAGCCGTATGGCGTATCTTCCCTTCCGTGTTCCCAGCGGTACGGGAACGATCGCGTACCGCTCTTTTTCTTCAATGCAGAAGATGCCGCGATGGCCCATCAGGGAGACTTCGGTATACCTGTCCGCACCATCGAGCGGAACGACCACGATACCCCCCGGTACCGGAAGGGAGCGAGGCTCCGCCGGCAGGGAGAGGATAATCAGCATGAGCGATAAAAACGGTTTCATACGGGGATTATAGCAGTTCGCAACCGATCCCGTCCATCTTTTCAAAAAAGGCGTGCTACCATAGGAGAAACGATACGATGCAAGGAGTCCTCGTGAAAAGTCTGTCGACCGTTCTTCTTCTGCTTTCGCTCACCACATTCAGCCACGCCTCGCTGACACTCTCAGAAACTTCCGAAAAACCTGCCGAAAACCTGGCGCACTACCTTAACGGCCTGCTGGATGAGGGTATCGACCTGCAATGCATCCGGTCGGCTTCGGGTTTTCAATGTCTCAAGGAGGATTTCACCGTCGTCAAAACCGACGAAGAGAATGTCACGGCCCGCACCCATTTCGACAGACTCGAACTGCTCTTTCGAAAAGAGATCGCACCCTATTTCGAAAAAAACCGGTTCGATGCGGCGATGCGGGAATACCGACGAGCCGAAAAGGCGAGGCAAACACGGAAGCGTTCGGGTAGAGGAGCCGCCAAACCCGTTCCCACTCCCCAAAAGGACGCGATGGACAGGGCACTGTGGCGCACGCTCGACCGCATGGTTCTGAAAAACCTTCGGATAGACGTATCGCATCCGGCGACCCGGACTTTTGTGAAAGAGGTCGTTTTCGAAAACCGTATGACGAACCTGGGCGGGAAAACGGTCTATTCCGACAGAATTTTCGGCACACTGTCACTGCGCTACAGGGATTTTGTCCTCGATACCAACGCCACGTCCGATTCGGCCTACACGACGATGACAAGACGGCTGGAACGCTGGCTGGAGACGAACGATACAAAGCGGGCGGAGTATGTCGCCAAAAAACTCCGGCAGCTTTCTGCGAAACGGATGAAATCTCCCACATCGGGAAAGTTCGTTCTCAAAACCCGCTATATCGGCAACGACAGCCTCTCCCTGCGCTTTCTTGCCGCAAGCCGCGACGGCATCGGCGATCGGAGCGATTTTTCATTCGACGGCGAGGTTCACCATCTTCGCTCAATGTTCAACCCCAAAGAAAAGGAGGTGCAGGTAGGCGCTCCCGATTTTCTCTTCCTTTCGATGCATCTGCAAACCGATACGAACAATACGACCTATCGCCATCTGCTGGCCCACGACAGACGCTTTCACCGCTATATAGCGGACTACGACGATCTCATCCGTGCCCGATATGACGAAAAGATGAAAAGATACGCCAAAAATCCGGTCGTTGCGGGATGGTTGAAACAGGCGAAAAAGGCTTTCTCGAAAGTGTTGAGGGGGGAAGCGAAAAGCATTGTGCTTTCTGTGAAAAACAGAACGGGCGCGACCGCCATGCAGTTGGTCGGCGCCGTTATCGCTCAGCTCTCTGTCATGCCGCAGAAAGGCGAAAAACCCGACCGGGAGAAGCTCATCCTCGACACGGCAGCAGCGAATCTCGATGTCCGCATCGAAGCGGAATAGGAAAGGCTCATGCGCGGTCTCTTCGCTTGAATCCGCCGCCGCGGTGCGTGCCGGAAGCGTTTTTGGCCGGAGCGCCGTGATGGCTGCCGAAACTGCCGCGGCGTCGATTCCCGCCCCTTTTTTTGACCGGTTCCGCCTTGATCGAGGGATCGGGGTGGTATCCCTCCACCAGAATCTTCTCGATGCGGTTGCCCGTGAGCTTTTCGATGCGATGGAGCAGATGTTTCTCGTCGATGCAGACCAGCGAAAAAGCTTCCCCCGCATTGCCGGCGCGGCCGGTGCGGCCGAT
This genomic interval from Hydrogenimonas urashimensis contains the following:
- the secE gene encoding preprotein translocase subunit SecE — encoded protein: MEKLINYVNHAKIELSKVIFPTKMQVRQAFFAVFVVVTVVSLFLALIDLIMSASLSALI
- the rplK gene encoding 50S ribosomal protein L11 gives rise to the protein MAKKVVDEFKLQIPAGKANPSPPVGPALGQRGVNIMEFCKAFNEKTKDMMGYNIPVVITVYSDRSFTFVTKKPPVTDLIKKEIGLQKGSDNPLKNKVGKITREQIMNIVKTKMDDLNAHDEEAAAKIIEGSCRSMGVEVVD
- a CDS encoding peptidoglycan DD-metalloendopeptidase family protein, whose translation is MKPFLSLMLIILSLPAEPRSLPVPGGIVVVPLDGADRYTEVSLMGHRGIFCIEEKERYAIVPVPLGTRKGRYAIRLKRERAKPVDLPVEIARKDYAEQHLVLRERRKVNPEFRDMRRIEREAIRKRRDKTFRSERPPKVDFLWPAKGKISSPFGLRRFFNGQPRAPHRGLDIAAPEGAPVRASEEGVVVDAGDFFFSGNLLFIEHGQGLMTLYAHLKRIVVKPGEKVQKGEVVGYVGRTGRATGPHLHFGVLIDGVYVDPSAFLP
- the nusG gene encoding transcription termination/antitermination protein NusG — translated: MAAKWYAIQTYAGSERSVKNAIETMAKQLGIEDKIEEIVVPTEDVIEVKNGKKKITERSLYPGYVFAKMDLDTDLWHKIQSLPRVSRFIGESKKPTPLSEKDVKNILDKIQNRAAPKPKISFEPGEMVRIIEGPFANFTGMVEEYDLEHGKLKLNVSIFGRSTPVEILYSQVEKII
- the rpmG gene encoding 50S ribosomal protein L33 — protein: MRINIGLKCSECGEINYTTTKNSKTHTEKFETKKYCPRCNKHTLHKEVKLKS
- the tuf gene encoding elongation factor Tu, with product MAKEKFERTKPHVNIGTIGHVDHGKTTLTAAITAVLATKGEAELMDYDQIDNAPEERERGITIATSHVEYETDKRHYAHVDCPGHADYVKNMITGAAQMDGAILVVSAADGPMPQTREHILLARQVGVPYIVVFLNKADMVDDEELLELVEMEVRELLNEYDFPGDDTPVIIGSALKALEEAKSGQLGEWSQKILELMDAIDEYIPTPERETDKDFLMPIEDVFSISGRGTVVTGRIERGKVCVGDEIEIVGIRDTQKTTVTGVEMFRKEMDCGEAGDNCGVLLRGTKKEEVERGMVLCKPGSITPHTKFEAEIYVLTKEEGGRHTPFFNGYRPQFYVRTTDVTGAITLPEGTEMVMPGDNVKITAELIAPIALEEGTRFAIREGGRTVGAGVVSKILA
- a CDS encoding nitrite/sulfite reductase, producing MYLAPEHLVEKRYEKYKAAIRPYDFFAQIDELDFDNLGVGDRIYLQDYGIFNSEIEEETFMLRVRVPGGRIRAEHFRRIAEIVENEDLALILTARSGMQLHGLESHNVLEVFKEVNAMEGLSTWQTFGDNVRNVVTDPFDGRGKSCEIEAFPFIDELHKRFLKHPDLVGMLPRRISIGMTGMRENSWPLFSNDLFFGLARKETEKGFNVYMGGKNTEISKSADIFVGKEEVVDFAMAVIAAFNRYGLREKRMKSRLFHMIEHYGMEQVKAFIAEFYQKPWRSAGESLLKKRHFGDWEELADGSWGYRYHTDYGLIQSDEIVRIADFVQKEGAELRIGIDQQLYILGIKEPAAPFPQRDTSPTVVACAGSEYCPFSYWSIKEEAHYLPVEQLMAHDIKVGFSGCMKGCGRHKHADIGIVGLRNSKFGRNDKSARIFLGCEYTGGKRTAEVVFRTIPVDEMNRMVSLLVEEYAKSGLEDFEAFTINVLNRFEESFIELFFLAKRESGLDADLDPSKSAEEILEAFGQRPWMDVARKEGYAKASDAIVKKLWHAEEIAVVKHVHPSQRRSR